In the Micromonospora narathiwatensis genome, one interval contains:
- a CDS encoding tyrosine-type recombinase/integrase, which produces MARPPLPIGTWGNIRTEKLGPNRYCARARFRDYDGSTRDVEATDTTGPAAIRALKVKLRDRAAPNDDEITRETHISKLASLWLDEITAEERLAPQTISQYEVSVRVSVVPALGNLRIREATVGRIDKFLRKVAEDRPTAARLAKVVLTQMLALAVRRGAITTNPVRDTGRLRNPRRKVVALETEQLEGVRAAIQRWQKTTPGKPGPRHTGDLGDIIDLMLATGARIGEILATRWEDLDLAAERPTLTICGTIVYLKGKGFFRQDWTKSDAGFRTVVLPRFAVGMLMARKLTAADNPHDAIFASRRGTWLSPQNVRRQWRQARVDAGLEWVTPHTFRKTVATLIDKEADAKHAAAQLGHATEQVTNRHYIVKPALAPDSSDILEQLGAGRATTSHERRPHGARRTG; this is translated from the coding sequence GCACCCGCGACGTCGAGGCCACCGACACCACCGGCCCCGCCGCTATCCGGGCGCTCAAGGTCAAACTTCGTGACCGTGCCGCTCCCAACGACGACGAGATCACCCGGGAGACCCACATCAGCAAACTCGCCAGCCTTTGGCTCGACGAGATCACCGCAGAGGAGCGTCTCGCGCCCCAGACCATCAGCCAGTACGAAGTCAGCGTGCGCGTCTCGGTTGTGCCCGCCCTGGGCAACCTTCGGATCCGAGAGGCCACCGTCGGCCGCATCGACAAGTTCCTGCGCAAGGTCGCCGAGGACCGCCCGACAGCCGCCAGGCTCGCGAAGGTCGTCCTCACGCAGATGCTCGCCCTAGCCGTACGCCGTGGCGCAATAACCACCAACCCCGTCCGCGACACCGGCCGACTACGCAACCCGCGCCGCAAGGTCGTCGCCCTGGAAACGGAGCAGCTGGAGGGCGTCCGTGCGGCGATCCAACGGTGGCAGAAGACCACCCCCGGTAAACCCGGGCCCCGGCACACCGGCGATCTGGGCGACATCATCGACCTCATGCTCGCCACCGGCGCCCGCATCGGCGAGATCCTGGCAACGCGCTGGGAAGACCTCGACCTTGCCGCCGAACGCCCGACACTGACCATCTGCGGCACGATCGTCTACCTCAAGGGCAAGGGCTTCTTCCGGCAGGACTGGACGAAATCCGACGCCGGTTTCCGAACCGTTGTCCTTCCTCGCTTCGCAGTCGGGATGCTGATGGCCCGAAAACTCACGGCCGCCGACAACCCTCACGATGCGATCTTCGCCTCCCGGCGCGGCACCTGGCTGTCTCCGCAGAACGTGCGCCGCCAGTGGCGTCAGGCCCGCGTTGACGCTGGCCTCGAATGGGTCACGCCACACACCTTCCGCAAGACCGTCGCCACCCTGATCGACAAGGAGGCTGACGCCAAGCACGCCGCAGCCCAACTCGGGCACGCCACCGAGCAGGTCACCAACAGGCACTACATCGTCAAGCCCGCTCTCGCCCCGGACAGCTCCGACATCCTCGAACAACTCGGCGCTGGCCGGGCCACGACCAGCCACGAGCGTCGCCCCCATGGCGCACGCCGGACCGGATAG